The following proteins are encoded in a genomic region of Salminus brasiliensis chromosome 17, fSalBra1.hap2, whole genome shotgun sequence:
- the c17h1orf53 gene encoding uncharacterized protein C1orf53 homolog, which yields MFPLGGLCRSSWTLCGGLKLGKAPLIMSAQTCSEGSSLGEGGVVLTCSHHNTPGSEAESEEPSVGKTAGPSQLLEESSLTEQERLIHGLHQEACKAGKRTYVDPLSGYKVFTEFAHKQRGRCCGSACRHCPYGQMNVEDSSKKKTFNSAFYV from the exons ATGTTTCCTCTCGGTGGGCTCTGCAGAAGCAGCTGGACTCTGTGTGGGGGTCTAAAACTGGGAAAAGCTCCGCTTATAATGTCAGCTCAGACTTGCAGCGAGGGCTCCTCGCTCGGGGAGGGGGGGGTCGTTCTGACCTGCTCACACCACAATACACCCGGGAGTGAGGCGGAATCGGAAGAGCCGAGTGTGGGAAAGACTGCCGGACCCTCTCAGCTGCTGGAGGAGAGCTCCCTGACCGAGCAGGAGAGGCTCATTCACGGGCTTCACCAGGAGGCGTGCAAG GCTGGCAAAAGGACATATGTTGACCCATTATCTGGCTACAAGGTGTTCACGGAGTTTGCCCACAAGCAGAGGGGAAGGTGCTGTGGAAGTGCATGTAGACAT TGTCCATATGGCCAAATGAATGTGGAGGATTCTTCTAAGAAGAAAACCTTCAACTCTGCTTTTTATGTATAA